A portion of the Tamandua tetradactyla isolate mTamTet1 chromosome 16, mTamTet1.pri, whole genome shotgun sequence genome contains these proteins:
- the CKLF gene encoding chemokine-like factor isoform X2, whose amino-acid sequence MRAGTQRSSVSQRRSKDKYQPFCLTVKGHVKLLRLAPEPYIVVAGFEVTVIFFFIILYLFRLDRLMKCLFWPLLDVINSFVAAVFMIIISVLAILPETTTLTVIGGVFGLLTAMCCIGDAVLIYRKLLLNPGGPYQKKPSHDEKQFF is encoded by the exons ATGCGTGCGGGGACCCAGCGTTCGAGCGTCTCCCAACGCCGGTCGAAGGATAAGTATCAACCCTTCTGCCTCACCGTGAAAGGCCACGTGAAGTTGCTGCGGCTG GCCCCTGAACCATATATAGTTGTTGCTGGATTTGAAGTCAccgttattttctttttcataattttgtatttattcagACTTGATCGATtaatgaaatgtttattttggcCTTTGCTT GATGTTATCAACTCATTTGtagcagcagtattcatgatAATCATATCTGTCTTGGCAATTCTACCAGAAACTACAACCTTAACAGTCATTGGAGGG GTGTTTGGACTCCTAACAGCCATGTGTTGTATCGGGGATGCAGTCCTTATTTACCGGAAGCTTCTGCTTAATCCAGGTGGTCCTTATCAGAAAAAGCCGTCTCATGACgaaaaacagtttttttaa
- the CKLF gene encoding chemokine-like factor isoform X1: MRAGTQRSSVSQRRSKDKYQPFCLTVKGHVKLLRLVLTVTSLIFFIVAQAPEPYIVVAGFEVTVIFFFIILYLFRLDRLMKCLFWPLLDVINSFVAAVFMIIISVLAILPETTTLTVIGGVFGLLTAMCCIGDAVLIYRKLLLNPGGPYQKKPSHDEKQFF, translated from the exons ATGCGTGCGGGGACCCAGCGTTCGAGCGTCTCCCAACGCCGGTCGAAGGATAAGTATCAACCCTTCTGCCTCACCGTGAAAGGCCACGTGAAGTTGCTGCGGCTG GTGCTAACTGTGACGTCTTTGATCTTTTTTATCGTTGCACAGGCCCCTGAACCATATATAGTTGTTGCTGGATTTGAAGTCAccgttattttctttttcataattttgtatttattcagACTTGATCGATtaatgaaatgtttattttggcCTTTGCTT GATGTTATCAACTCATTTGtagcagcagtattcatgatAATCATATCTGTCTTGGCAATTCTACCAGAAACTACAACCTTAACAGTCATTGGAGGG GTGTTTGGACTCCTAACAGCCATGTGTTGTATCGGGGATGCAGTCCTTATTTACCGGAAGCTTCTGCTTAATCCAGGTGGTCCTTATCAGAAAAAGCCGTCTCATGACgaaaaacagtttttttaa
- the CKLF gene encoding chemokine-like factor isoform X3 produces MRAGTQRSSVSQRRSKDKYQPFCLTVKGHVKLLRLDVINSFVAAVFMIIISVLAILPETTTLTVIGGVFGLLTAMCCIGDAVLIYRKLLLNPGGPYQKKPSHDEKQFF; encoded by the exons ATGCGTGCGGGGACCCAGCGTTCGAGCGTCTCCCAACGCCGGTCGAAGGATAAGTATCAACCCTTCTGCCTCACCGTGAAAGGCCACGTGAAGTTGCTGCGGCTG GATGTTATCAACTCATTTGtagcagcagtattcatgatAATCATATCTGTCTTGGCAATTCTACCAGAAACTACAACCTTAACAGTCATTGGAGGG GTGTTTGGACTCCTAACAGCCATGTGTTGTATCGGGGATGCAGTCCTTATTTACCGGAAGCTTCTGCTTAATCCAGGTGGTCCTTATCAGAAAAAGCCGTCTCATGACgaaaaacagtttttttaa
- the CMTM1 gene encoding CKLF-like MARVEL transmembrane domain-containing protein 1 — MVLQYTTGAPNAQESTQPLTPQPPQPSAPPGPAERPLGSVHPVQKVRPVSSRRSDRQSRPVRSERSALKAHRGQSVSSVKSSRSTASGRPRTRPGSRAPSTPHPPKTAKEDIKKRAEERAKVPDRYRDSVKHFFFSPTGMLKILRLGLLIGALACFIIIQAHESYIAITVLEICIVLFFILIYMVTLHHLLTCLHWPLLDLINSFITAVFLLIVAILAMQERKRRHLFFVGGCLCLTATIVCLLDALMVTKKMRTSVKRLLEVRFKTSGSQKQASLRERAGMHVSLPPETQEGHR, encoded by the exons ATGGTCCTCCAATACACCACCGGGGCGCCCAATGCACAGGAATCTACGCAACCGCTGACCCCCCAGCCACCGCAGCCTTCAGCGCCTCCGGGACCCGCGGAGCGCCCCCTGGGCTCGGTGCATCCCGTACAGAAGGTGCGTCCGGTAAGCTCCAGGCGCTCGGACCGACAGTCGCGTCCGGTTCGCTCCGAGCGTTCCGCGTTGAAGGCGCACCGCGGCCAGTCGGTGAGCTCTGTCAAATCCTCGCGGTCCACGGCCTCAGGACGCCCCAGGACGCGCCCCGGATCCCGGGCGCCCTCTACACCGCACCCTCCGAAGACCGCAAAGGAGGACATCAAAAAGCGTGCCGAGGAACGAGCCAAAGTCCCGGACAGATACAGGGACAGCGTCAAGCACTTTTTCTTCTCGCCCACCGGAATGTTGAAGATCCTGAGGCTG GGTCTTCTCATAGGAGCATTAGCTTGTTTCATCATCATCCAAGCCCACGAATCGTATATAGCAATCACAGTTCTGGAAATCTGCATCGTCCTTTTTTTCATTCTAATATATATGGTAACCCTTCACCACTTGCTGACTTGTTTACACTGGCCCTTACTT GATCTTATCAACAGTTTCATTACAGCTGTGTTCCTTTTGATAGTTGCCATCTTGGCaatgcaagaaaggaaaagaaggcatTTATTCTTTGTTGGAGGG TGCCTGTGTCTCACAGCGACAATCGTGTGTCTGCTCGACGCACTCATGGTCACCAAGAAGATGAGGACGAGCGTGAAAAGATTGCTGGAAGTCAGATTCAAAACCAGCGGTTCCCAAAAGCAGGCGTCCCTCCGGGAACGCGCAGGGATGCACGTGTCTCTGCCCCCTGAAACCCAGGAGGGCCATCGCTGA